Within Actinomycetota bacterium, the genomic segment TGAACCATCTCGACCGCCGAAGTGCCGGCCCGGGGAAGCTCGTCGTCGGTGATCCCCCACACCTTGCAGATGTGCTCCCGGGCGGCCGGGTCCTCGATCATCCGCTGGCCGGGAAGCTGGTCCGACTTCTGGCCGTGCTCCCGCCCGCCCTGGCCGTTGCCCTGGCCGGTGATCGTGCCGTAGCCCTTGCCGGGGGCCCCGAACTGGCCGGTGGCCAGGCACAGGTTGATGACGGTCAGGCAGTTGTCGACGCCCTGGATGTGGTGCTCGATCCCCCGGGCGTGGAAGGCCATCGCCTTGTTCGCTCGTCCCCAGGTGAGGCCGACCTTCTCGATGAGCGCCGGGTCCAGCCCGCAGATCTCGCCGGTCTTCTCCGGGGTGTAGAAGGGAAGCCCGGCCTTGACCGCGTCCCAGCCCGTGGTCCGGGAGCGGATGAACTCGGTGTCGACCAGGCCCTCCCGTGCGATCACGTGCAGCACGCCGTTCAGGAACGCGGCGTCGGTGCCCGGCCGGACCGGGACGTGGATGTCGGCGGTGCGGGCGATCGGGGTCTCCCGGGGGTCGACGGTGATCAGCTTGGCTCCTGAGTCGCGGGCCCCCCAGAAGTACTGGGTGGCGACCGGGAAGCACTCCCCCACGTTGGCGCCGAGCAGCATGATGACGTCGGCCTCCAGCATGTCGGACCACGGGTTGGCCGCCCGGTCGACGCCGAATGCCTTCTTGTTGGCGGCGGCGGCCGAGACCATGCAGAGGCGCCCGTTGTAGTCGACGTGTTTGGTCGCCAGCGCCACCCGGGCGAACTTGCCCATCAGGTAGCACTTCTCGGTGGCCAGGCTGGAGCCGGAGTAGACGGCGAAAGCGTCGTTGCCGTAGGTCTTCTGGATCCGGCGGATTTCGCTGACCACCCGGTCCAGGGCCTCGTCCCAGGTGACCTCCCGAAGCGGGTCGCCCCGGCGGTCCCGCATCAGGGGCTTGGTCAGCCGGTCCCGGTGGTTGACCTGCTGGTAGGCCGTCACCCCTTTGGGGCAGAGCTTCAGCTTGTTGATGTCGTGGTTGCGAGGCTCGACGCCGAAAACCTTGCCGTCGGAGGAGACCCTGAGGTACATGCCGCACTGCACGCCGCAGTAGCAGCAGTGGGTGGCAACCATCGTCTCGCCCCGCTCCGCCGAGACGTAGTTGCCGGGGCGGTTTTTCTCCTTGCGGAAGGCGGCGACCCCGGGGGCAAGGATCTGCAGTTGTTTTCTCATCAGAACCCCGCCTTTACCCGGTCTCTGTACTGGGCGCCCCGGGCGATGCGCTTGCACGCCGGGCAGGTTTCGACCCAGCCGGCGTAGTCCAGGCCGAGCTCGTTCATGGTCCTCTGGAGGTCGCTCACGAACACGGCGCCCTCGATCCCGGCCCCGCACTCCCGGCATGCGAGCGCTCCGCCCGAGGCCAGCGACGCCTGCTTGTGCAGGTGGACGCCGATCATCGCCGGGCGCTGGATCGTGTGAAAGAACTTGCCGAACGGGATCCAGACCAGCGTAAGGACCACGGTGCACATGTGGATGAACGCCAGCGGCTGGTAGGCGAACCCGTCCATCAGCGCGCTGGAAACCGTCAGGAGCAGCCCGGTGACCGAGATGGCGATCAAAGCCAGCAACGGCAGCAGGTCCCGGCCGAACCGGGTGAGGTTGTTTCCCCGCTCGGTCCAGCGTTTGTGGAGGAACCAGGCCCCGCCTCCGATGACCAGCACGGCGGAGAAGTTCAGCCCGTGGAACATCATCCAGCCAACGATGCCCAGAGCATCGATCTTGATCGTGCGGACGCCGTTCATGTAGATCCAGTAGAGGCTTTCGGTGCCCGCCACCGCCCGGAAGTGGATGAAGCCGAAGGTCAGCGGAAAGGTGATCAGCGTCGCCGATATCACTCCCCAGAACAGGCCCTGGTGGGCCAGCCAGCGGGCGGTGCTACGTTCGGCGATGAACCGCTGCAGCAGAAGGGTCGACACCACAGTTTTGGGCACCTCGGACTTCGGCAGGTCGGGGCCGGGCTTGAGAATCGCCTTCCACCCCCGCAGCAGGTAGCGCCGGGCGGCCGGGCTCTGCGCCCAAAGAACCGTGCGGTAGGCGACGCCGAACCCCAGGAAGATGGTGCCGATCGCATAGCCGAGCAGGGCGACGTCGAAGTTGTCCAGGTTGCGGCTGCCGGCCAGAATCGCAACCGTCAGAATCAGCGCGGCGGCGGCTCCCGCGGTCAGGGCACCCCGGTTCCGGGACGGCGCAACCGGGAAGGAGGGGGACGCGGGACGGGAGATCGGGTGGTCGCTCACCCGATCAAGAGTCCCAGCGGGACATTACGTCGATGTTTCTTCTCAGTTCCCTTCAGGTAAAGTCGCCGTTTTCGCCCAAACGGGTCCCCCGCGGAGGGTTACCCTCCGAACATGGACAAAGTGACCGGGCCGCACGGCCTTCTGCTGACCGGCGGGACGTCGCGCCGAATGGGCGAGGACAAAGCCCGGTCGGCGGTCGGCGGGGTCCCCATGGGGACGCTGGCCGGGACGGCCCTGCTGGAAGCGGCCTCCCCGGTGCTTTGCGTGGGACCGGACCCGGGGCTGGGCCTGGAAACCGTCGAGGACGACCGCCGGGGTCCCCTGGCTGCGCTGGCGATCGGGATGAGGCGCCTGGCCGGCACAGGATTCGGCGGGCCGGTGCTCCTGGTGGCGTGCGACATGCCCTTTCTCACCGCCGGCCTGCTGAAGCTGGTGGCATCGGAGCTGGGGGGCGCCCAGGCGGCAGTACCCGTGTCGGGAGGCCGCCTTCAGCCCCTGGCCGCCTGCTACGCCGCAAGCGTGCTGCCGCTGGCCGAGAGGCTGGTTGCCGCCGGCCGGCTTTCCATGGGAAGCCTTCTGGACGAGATCGAGGTCAAGGAGGTCGACCAGCAGAGCTGGAGCCACCTCGCCGGCCCTGCGGCGCTGACCGACGTCGACACCCCGGCCGAACTGCGGGCGGCCAACGAGGCGATCCGTTGAGGCCTCTTCTTTCGATCGAGCAGTACCGACAGAGCATTCTGGAACGCATCCCGGAGCCCCGGCCGGTAACCGTCCCCCTGGACACGGCATACGGCTGCGTGCTGGCAGGCCGGCTGGCCTCGCCCCACGACCTGCCCGCTTTCCCCTCCTCTGCGATGGACGGCTACGCCGTGCGAAGCGCGGACATCGCCGCAGCCGCCGAGGGGGTTCCGGTTTCGCTGCAGATCGAGGGTGAGGTCCGGATGGGGAGCGCCCCACACGCCGAGGTGCTCGAGGGCCGGGCCGTGGCCGTACCGACCGGCGGCATGCTGCCTGAGGGGGCCGACACCGTCGTCCCGGTCGAGGAGTGCCGGGTCGAGGGGGGCGCCGTATGGTTCTGCGTCCCCTCCCGTCCGGGCCGCAACGTCCGCCCGGCAGGCGAGGACCTTCTGGCGGGCGAGCTCGTGGTCGAGGCGGGGCGGCGCGTGGAAGCCGCCGACCTCGGCGCCCTGGCCGCGGCGGGGTTCGCAGAGGTCGCGGTCTACCGCACCCCGAGGGTGGTCGTCTTCTCCACCGGGAACGAGCTGGTGGAGGGCGGCGGGGATACCGGGCCGGGCCAGATCCACGAATCGAACTCGTTCATGCTGCGGGCACTCGTTCGCCGGGCCGGGTGCGAAGCGACCTACGCCGGGCGGGTGCCGGACGACCCGGGCGCGCTGCTCCGGGCGCTGGAAGCCGCTCCGCCCGGAGACGTCCTCCTGTGTTCGGGCGGCGTGTCGGCAGGCCGGGATGACCCCGTCCGGCGGGCGTTCGAGGGCAGGGAAGAGGTGGGCTGCGTGCAGGTTTCAGTCCAGCCCGGCCGCCCGCAGGCGTTCGGAGTATTCCGTGACAAGCCGTTCTTCGGCCTGCCGGGCAACCCGATGGCGTCGCTGGTGTCCTTCGAGCTGTTCGTCCGTCCCGCCCTGAAGAAGATGATGGGCCTCCCACCAACGGTCGACTACCTGAACGCCACCCTGGACGGCGCCCTGGAGGCTGCGCCGGCATCCGTGCGGTTCGTGCCGGTACGGCTGACGGAGTCCGGACCACAACTGATTGCGTGCAGCAGGGAGCAGCGCCGCTCCAATCAGCTGGCAAAGCTGGCGCAGTCCGACGGCATGGCCGAGGTGCCGCCGGGCGCCGGGCTGAACGCAGGAGAGCCGGTGAGAGTACTCTCGATTCGAGAGTGGTAACCCGCTCCCCACTCCGGACCCGGTGAACTTCGAGCTTTAAGATCCTACGAAGCGGGGAAAAGAGTGCCCACAATGAAGATACGACGAACCCTTTCGCAACGATTCGCCACTACGGTCCTTCTGGCCGGCATGTTCCTGGCGTCGCTCACCGGCACCGCCGCGGCTGCCGACGGAATCGGGTCCCTCGACATCCTTGGACTGCTCGGCTTGAAGCCGCCCCCTGTAGCCCAGGCTTCAGCTCCTGCGCCGCCCCCGCCCGGCGACGTCCCACCCCCTCCCGCAGCCGCCGCCGCACCTGCGGCGACGCTGGACGCCTCGTCGATACCGGCCAACTCCGGCGCCGGCAGGAGGGTCGTCTACTCGGTCAGCCAGCAGAGGGTTTGGCTGGTCAACGAGGACGGTTCGCTGCACGGCACCTGGCTGGTCTCCGGCCGCGCCGGCGAGCCCAACCCCGGCTCCTACTCGGTCTTCTCCCGTTCCCGCCACGCCCGCGCCCAGCGGCCGGGCATCACCATGGAGTACATGGTCCGGTTCGTCCGCACCGCCGGTCTTCCCATCGGCTTCCACTCGATCCCGGTCAACCGCCGGGGCGCCAAGATTCAAAGCATCGAGCAGCTGGGCACCTATCAGAGCCTCGGCTGCGTCCGCCAGAGATACGAGGACGCGGTGGTGATGTGGGAGTTCGCGCAGATCGGCACTCCGGTAATCGTCCCGAACTAGGCGTAAACCGGCCGCGGGGTAGGATGGTCAGCGCGCAAATTCTTTCCAAGTCGGCTGGGAGGCCCCATGTCTGAAGACACCACGCAGGTAGAAGAAATCGACGAGGACCTCGAAGAAGGCACCGAGGCCGCTGCTGAGGCTGCGAAGATGCGTTCGTCGGACTCGAAGATCAAGGCCAAGCCGGTCAAGGGTGACGTGGAGGTCGACTTCACCGACATCAGCCGGGAGACTCTGAAGCCCCGAATCGCTCGGGACCAGAAGGTCTTCACCAACGGCTTCAAGATTCCCGGCTTCTCCGGTTACACCGACGTCCCGGGCAAGATCTGCGTCGACTGCGGCTGGCGTGCGATGAAGTTCTCCAAGCAGTGCGCCAAGTGCGGCGGGGAGCTTCGCCCCGAGTAAAGCCTGTTTACCGGCGGGGCTCCCAGGAGAACCGCCGGATGGCAACCAGCAGTCCCAACCCGCCCCAGGCAGCCAGAACCGCCAGGTGGGTCAGCGCAAACCCTCCGGACCCCGCGGAAGGGAAGAACACCTCCTGCATCGCCTCGCTGAAATGCCGGACGGGGAAAATTTTTCCGGCCATGTCCAGCCAGGCCGGCGGATCCTGCAGCGGGATGAACACGTCCGAGACGAACAGCAGCGGCAGGATCGTCGCATTGACGATGGCCGGGGCGGCGTCGGCGTTCGGCACGATCGTCGTCACCGCCATCCCCAGCGCCGAGAAGCAGGCGGCGCCGACCGCCAGCGTGACGATGAACGCCGGGATCGAGCTGCCGGGAAGCTCGGCGTCGTAGAGCAGCATCCCGAACACCAGGCAGATAGCCACCAGCAGGATCGCTATGCCGACTGCGTGGAGCATGCGGGCGACCAGGTAGGCCCAACCCGGCAGCGGGGTCCCCTTCACGCGCTTTAGCACCCCGAGGTCCCGGGCGAAGGTCAGGCTCATCGCAATGTTCGTGTAGCAGGCGGTGATCACCGAGAAAGCCGCAATCCCGGTGATGTAGAAGGTGGCGACGCTGACGTCGTGGCCGTTGATGGTGATGTCCGCCGAACCGAACAGGGTAGTGAAGATCACCAGGAACAAAAGCGGGAAGGCGAAGGTGAAGAAGGCGGCGGCAGGGTTGCGCCAGAACGCCTTGTTGGTGAACCGGACCTGCCGCAGGACCAGAGCCGCGCTGCTCACTCGACCTCCTCGTCAACCGGCGCTTCCGCCCCGGTGAGCTCCAGGTACACGTCCTCCAGGCTGGGACGGTTGACCTCCAGCCCCTCGAGCGACACCTTGTGGGCCAGCGCCCACCCGGTCAGCTCGTGCAGGAAGTGCACCGGGTTGGCGGTGGAGAACTCCAGGAAGTCGCCCGACTCCCGGGCCGTCGCCCGCACCGGGCCCGGCAGTGCGGCGCCGTCGGCCAGCTTGAAGCGGATGATCGTGGCGCCCGCGTCCCGGCCCGCCAGTGACTCCGGCGATCCCTGGGCGATGATCCGCCCCGCGGAGATGATCGCCACCCGGTCGGCCAGGTACTGGGCCTCGTCCATGAAGTGGGTGGTCAAAAAGATGGTCTTCCCGATGTCCGCCAGGCCCTTGATCATCTCCCATGCGCTGCGCCGGGCGCCGGGGTCGAAGCCGGTGGTCGGCTCGTCCAGGAACAGCAGGTCCGGGTCGCCGGCGAGGCCCACGCCGACGTCGAGCCGCCGCTGCTGCCCGCCGGAAAGTTTGGTGACCCGGACGTCGGCCTTCTCGGTCAGCCCTACCAGCTCCATGATCTCCTCGGGCGACCTGGGGTTGGGGTAGTAGCCCCCGAACAGCTCCAGGGTCTCGGCGACCGTGAGGTAGGGGTCCATGCCGGTCGACTGCAGGACGATCCCGATCCGGGACTTGAAAGCCGGGTCCGCGTCCCGGGGGTCGTGGCCGAGGACGCTGACCTCCCCGGAGTCCCGGCTGCGGAATCCCTCGAGGATCTCGACGATGGTGGTCTTGCCGGCGCCGTTGGGGCCCAGGAGGGCAAAGACCTCGCCCTCGGCGACCTCCAGGTCTACGCCTCGAACCGCCTTGAGCCCTCCGTAGGACTTGTGCAGCCCGCTGATTTCAATCGCTGGATCGGCCGTTTGAGTTCTCCCGCCCGCTCAAAGGGTGAATTGTCAGTCTACCCACGATGGGGCCCGCTCCCGCGCATTCGCCCGGCTCTGAAAAACCAATCCTTAGAATTCGAATAGAGAGGCTTGAATGTAAGCCGGCAAGGGCATACGTTGTACGC encodes:
- the glp gene encoding gephyrin-like molybdotransferase Glp translates to MRPLLSIEQYRQSILERIPEPRPVTVPLDTAYGCVLAGRLASPHDLPAFPSSAMDGYAVRSADIAAAAEGVPVSLQIEGEVRMGSAPHAEVLEGRAVAVPTGGMLPEGADTVVPVEECRVEGGAVWFCVPSRPGRNVRPAGEDLLAGELVVEAGRRVEAADLGALAAAGFAEVAVYRTPRVVVFSTGNELVEGGGDTGPGQIHESNSFMLRALVRRAGCEATYAGRVPDDPGALLRALEAAPPGDVLLCSGGVSAGRDDPVRRAFEGREEVGCVQVSVQPGRPQAFGVFRDKPFFGLPGNPMASLVSFELFVRPALKKMMGLPPTVDYLNATLDGALEAAPASVRFVPVRLTESGPQLIACSREQRRSNQLAKLAQSDGMAEVPPGAGLNAGEPVRVLSIREW
- a CDS encoding molybdenum cofactor guanylyltransferase produces the protein MDKVTGPHGLLLTGGTSRRMGEDKARSAVGGVPMGTLAGTALLEAASPVLCVGPDPGLGLETVEDDRRGPLAALAIGMRRLAGTGFGGPVLLVACDMPFLTAGLLKLVASELGGAQAAVPVSGGRLQPLAACYAASVLPLAERLVAAGRLSMGSLLDEIEVKEVDQQSWSHLAGPAALTDVDTPAELRAANEAIR
- a CDS encoding L,D-transpeptidase — encoded protein: MKIRRTLSQRFATTVLLAGMFLASLTGTAAAADGIGSLDILGLLGLKPPPVAQASAPAPPPPGDVPPPPAAAAAPAATLDASSIPANSGAGRRVVYSVSQQRVWLVNEDGSLHGTWLVSGRAGEPNPGSYSVFSRSRHARAQRPGITMEYMVRFVRTAGLPIGFHSIPVNRRGAKIQSIEQLGTYQSLGCVRQRYEDAVVMWEFAQIGTPVIVPN
- a CDS encoding molybdopterin oxidoreductase family protein, which produces MRKQLQILAPGVAAFRKEKNRPGNYVSAERGETMVATHCCYCGVQCGMYLRVSSDGKVFGVEPRNHDINKLKLCPKGVTAYQQVNHRDRLTKPLMRDRRGDPLREVTWDEALDRVVSEIRRIQKTYGNDAFAVYSGSSLATEKCYLMGKFARVALATKHVDYNGRLCMVSAAAANKKAFGVDRAANPWSDMLEADVIMLLGANVGECFPVATQYFWGARDSGAKLITVDPRETPIARTADIHVPVRPGTDAAFLNGVLHVIAREGLVDTEFIRSRTTGWDAVKAGLPFYTPEKTGEICGLDPALIEKVGLTWGRANKAMAFHARGIEHHIQGVDNCLTVINLCLATGQFGAPGKGYGTITGQGNGQGGREHGQKSDQLPGQRMIEDPAAREHICKVWGITDDELPRAGTSAVEMVHQAEAGEIKGWLGICNNPIVSMPSAGRIAGGFDSLEFHCQIDFFLSETCDRADVVLPGTSWAEDEGISTNAEGRVVKYNKASDPPGDARPDWWIVCEIARRLGRHADKFGFESSREIFEELRIASKGGQADYSGMTYERIEETGGIFWPCPSEDHPGTPRLFEERFHHPDGLARFHAVEWRPPAEEVDSKYPLKLTTGRTVAHYLSGNQTRRIDALVQQTPRPWVEVHPSLGYVNGDPVKVSTRRGSATYPALVVSTIRPDTVFIPYHWAGRVAANLMTVDALDPTSKIPEFKVCSCRIEMGTEIDIPPAPPVPPGGQVYEEVGAFDKRQPSAPQGRGTGRG
- a CDS encoding MFS transporter, whose product is MSDHPISRPASPSFPVAPSRNRGALTAGAAAALILTVAILAGSRNLDNFDVALLGYAIGTIFLGFGVAYRTVLWAQSPAARRYLLRGWKAILKPGPDLPKSEVPKTVVSTLLLQRFIAERSTARWLAHQGLFWGVISATLITFPLTFGFIHFRAVAGTESLYWIYMNGVRTIKIDALGIVGWMMFHGLNFSAVLVIGGGAWFLHKRWTERGNNLTRFGRDLLPLLALIAISVTGLLLTVSSALMDGFAYQPLAFIHMCTVVLTLVWIPFGKFFHTIQRPAMIGVHLHKQASLASGGALACRECGAGIEGAVFVSDLQRTMNELGLDYAGWVETCPACKRIARGAQYRDRVKAGF
- a CDS encoding ABC transporter ATP-binding protein, whose protein sequence is MEISGLHKSYGGLKAVRGVDLEVAEGEVFALLGPNGAGKTTIVEILEGFRSRDSGEVSVLGHDPRDADPAFKSRIGIVLQSTGMDPYLTVAETLELFGGYYPNPRSPEEIMELVGLTEKADVRVTKLSGGQQRRLDVGVGLAGDPDLLFLDEPTTGFDPGARRSAWEMIKGLADIGKTIFLTTHFMDEAQYLADRVAIISAGRIIAQGSPESLAGRDAGATIIRFKLADGAALPGPVRATARESGDFLEFSTANPVHFLHELTGWALAHKVSLEGLEVNRPSLEDVYLELTGAEAPVDEEVE
- a CDS encoding ABC transporter permease, giving the protein MSSAALVLRQVRFTNKAFWRNPAAAFFTFAFPLLFLVIFTTLFGSADITINGHDVSVATFYITGIAAFSVITACYTNIAMSLTFARDLGVLKRVKGTPLPGWAYLVARMLHAVGIAILLVAICLVFGMLLYDAELPGSSIPAFIVTLAVGAACFSALGMAVTTIVPNADAAPAIVNATILPLLFVSDVFIPLQDPPAWLDMAGKIFPVRHFSEAMQEVFFPSAGSGGFALTHLAVLAAWGGLGLLVAIRRFSWEPRR